Proteins from one Pithys albifrons albifrons isolate INPA30051 chromosome 2, PitAlb_v1, whole genome shotgun sequence genomic window:
- the KLC4 gene encoding kinesin light chain 4 isoform X1, which yields MSTMVYPREEKLDKLSQEEIISNTKLVMQGLEALKNEHNSILHSLLETIKCLKKDEEANLVHEKSNLLRKSVEMIELGLGEAQVMMALSNHLNAVESEKQKLRAQVRRLCQENQWLRDELANTQQKLQRSEQTVAQLEEEKKHLEFMNQLKKYDEDVSPSEEKEGDSTKDSLDDLFPNEEEEHGPGLPHQHSSAVAAAQQGGYEIPARLRTLHNLVIQYASQGRYEVAVPLCKQALEDLEKTSGHDHPDVATMLNILALVYRDQNKYKEAAHLLNDALSIREKTLGKDHPAVAATLNNLAVLYGKRGKYKEAEPLCKRALEIREKVLGKDHPDVAKQLNNLALLCQNQGKYDEVEYYYCRALEIYESCLGPDDPNVAKTKNNLASCYLKQGKYKDAEVLYKEILTRAHVKEFGSVDDEHKPIWMHAEEREEMSKSKHRDSAPYAEYGGWYKACKVSSPTVNTTLRNLGALYRRQGKLEAAETLEECAVRSRRQGIDPVNQTKVVEILKEGDGTERRRSLGGSVKYENATDGSEEVSMGAEWSGDGSGTLQRSSSLGKIRDVIRRSSEMLVKKLQGNGPLEPRNTSMKRAASLNYLHKSSDASFEGTQGLRAESRGLSASSMDLSSHSSLLSSN from the exons ATGTCCACCATGGTGTACCCAAGAGAGGAGAAACTGGACAAGCTGAGCCAAGAGGAGATAATTTCCAACACTAAGCTGGTGATGCAAGGGCTGGAAGCACTCAAGAATGAACACAACTCCATACTTCACAGCTTGCTGGAGACCATTAAGTGCctgaagaaagatgaagaagCCAATCTCGTGCATGAGAAATCGAACCTGCTCCGCAAGTCAGTGGAGATGATTGAACTGGGGCTTGGAGAAGCTCAG GTGATGATGGCATTGTCCAACCATCTGAATGCTGTGGAGTCAGAGAAGCAGAAGCTGCGGGCTCAGGTGCGGAGACTGTGCCAGGAGAACCAGTGGCTGCGTGATGAGCTTGCTAACAcccagcagaagctgcagcGTAGTGAACAAACTGTGGCTcagctggaagaggagaaaaaacaccTCGAGTTCATGAATCAGCTGAAGAAGTATGATGAGGATGTCTCGCCTTCG gaggagaaggagggtgATTCCACCAAGGACTCCCTGGATGATCTGTTTCCaaatgaggaggaggagcatGGTCCTGGAT tgcctcaccagcacagcagtgctgtggcagctgcccagcagggaGGTTATGAGATTCCTGCACGCTTGCGCACCCTCCACAACCTTGTCATCCAGTATGCTTCACAGGGACGCTATGAGGTGGCTGTGCCGCTCTGCAAGCAGGCACTGGAGGACCTGGAGAAGACATCAGGCCATGATCACCCTGATGTGGCTACTATGCTCAACATTCTAGCATTAGTGTACAG GGATCAGAATAAATACAAAGAGGCAGCACACCTCTTGAATGATGCTCTTTCCATCCGTGAGAAGACTCTAGGCAAAGACCACCCAGCG GTGGCAGCAACTTTGAACAATCTGGCTGTTCTCTATGGCAAGAGAGGGAAGTACAAAGAAGCAGAGCCACTGTGTAAGCGAGCCCTGGAGATCCGTGAGAAG GTTCTAGGCAAAGACCATCCTGATGTGGCCAAGCAGCTGAACAATCTAGCCCTGTTGTGCCAGAACCAGGGCAAGTATGATGAGGTGGAGTACTATTACTGCCGAGCCCTGGAGATCTATGAGAGCTGCCTGGGTCCCGATGACCCCAATGTGGCCAAGACCAAGAACAACCTG GCTTCCTGTTACTTGAAGCAAGGCAAATACAAAGATGCAGAGGTGCTGTATAAGGAGATCCTCACGCGTGCTCACGTGAAGGAGTTTGGCTCTGTGGACG ATGAACACAAGCCAATTTGGATGCAcgcagaggagagagaggagatgAGCAAG AGCAAGCATAGAGACAGTGCTCCCTACGCTGAGTATGGTGGCTGGTACAAGGCCTGTAAGGTTAGCAG CCCGACTGTTAACACCACTCTGAGGAACCTGGGTGCACTGTACCGGCGCCAGGGcaagctggaggcagcagagaccTTGGAGGAGTGTGCAGTTCGCTCTCGGCGACAG GGCATTGACCCAGTCAACCAGACGAAGGTGGTGGAGATCCTGAAGGAAGGTGATGGCACAGAGAGACGTCGGAGCCTAGGAGGCAGTGTCAAGTATGAGAATGCCACAGACGGTAGCGAGGAAGTGAGTATGGGCGCGGAATGGAGCGGG GATGGCAGTGGTACTCTGCAGcggagcagctccctggggaaaATCCGGGATGTGATACGGAGGAGCAGTGAGATGTTGGTCAAGAAACTGCAGGGCAATGGTCCCCTGGAGCCTAGGAACACCAG
- the KLC4 gene encoding kinesin light chain 4 isoform X2: MSTMVYPREEKLDKLSQEEIISNTKLVMQGLEALKNEHNSILHSLLETIKCLKKDEEANLVHEKSNLLRKSVEMIELGLGEAQVMMALSNHLNAVESEKQKLRAQVRRLCQENQWLRDELANTQQKLQRSEQTVAQLEEEKKHLEFMNQLKKYDEDVSPSEEKEGDSTKDSLDDLFPNEEEEHGPGLPHQHSSAVAAAQQGGYEIPARLRTLHNLVIQYASQGRYEVAVPLCKQALEDLEKTSGHDHPDVATMLNILALVYRDQNKYKEAAHLLNDALSIREKTLGKDHPAVAATLNNLAVLYGKRGKYKEAEPLCKRALEIREKVLGKDHPDVAKQLNNLALLCQNQGKYDEVEYYYCRALEIYESCLGPDDPNVAKTKNNLASCYLKQGKYKDAEVLYKEILTRAHVKEFGSVDDEHKPIWMHAEEREEMSKSKHRDSAPYAEYGGWYKACKVSSPTVNTTLRNLGALYRRQGKLEAAETLEECAVRSRRQGIDPVNQTKVVEILKEGDGTERRRSLGGSVKYENATDGSEEDGSGTLQRSSSLGKIRDVIRRSSEMLVKKLQGNGPLEPRNTSMKRAASLNYLHKSSDASFEGTQGLRAESRGLSASSMDLSSHSSLLSSN, encoded by the exons ATGTCCACCATGGTGTACCCAAGAGAGGAGAAACTGGACAAGCTGAGCCAAGAGGAGATAATTTCCAACACTAAGCTGGTGATGCAAGGGCTGGAAGCACTCAAGAATGAACACAACTCCATACTTCACAGCTTGCTGGAGACCATTAAGTGCctgaagaaagatgaagaagCCAATCTCGTGCATGAGAAATCGAACCTGCTCCGCAAGTCAGTGGAGATGATTGAACTGGGGCTTGGAGAAGCTCAG GTGATGATGGCATTGTCCAACCATCTGAATGCTGTGGAGTCAGAGAAGCAGAAGCTGCGGGCTCAGGTGCGGAGACTGTGCCAGGAGAACCAGTGGCTGCGTGATGAGCTTGCTAACAcccagcagaagctgcagcGTAGTGAACAAACTGTGGCTcagctggaagaggagaaaaaacaccTCGAGTTCATGAATCAGCTGAAGAAGTATGATGAGGATGTCTCGCCTTCG gaggagaaggagggtgATTCCACCAAGGACTCCCTGGATGATCTGTTTCCaaatgaggaggaggagcatGGTCCTGGAT tgcctcaccagcacagcagtgctgtggcagctgcccagcagggaGGTTATGAGATTCCTGCACGCTTGCGCACCCTCCACAACCTTGTCATCCAGTATGCTTCACAGGGACGCTATGAGGTGGCTGTGCCGCTCTGCAAGCAGGCACTGGAGGACCTGGAGAAGACATCAGGCCATGATCACCCTGATGTGGCTACTATGCTCAACATTCTAGCATTAGTGTACAG GGATCAGAATAAATACAAAGAGGCAGCACACCTCTTGAATGATGCTCTTTCCATCCGTGAGAAGACTCTAGGCAAAGACCACCCAGCG GTGGCAGCAACTTTGAACAATCTGGCTGTTCTCTATGGCAAGAGAGGGAAGTACAAAGAAGCAGAGCCACTGTGTAAGCGAGCCCTGGAGATCCGTGAGAAG GTTCTAGGCAAAGACCATCCTGATGTGGCCAAGCAGCTGAACAATCTAGCCCTGTTGTGCCAGAACCAGGGCAAGTATGATGAGGTGGAGTACTATTACTGCCGAGCCCTGGAGATCTATGAGAGCTGCCTGGGTCCCGATGACCCCAATGTGGCCAAGACCAAGAACAACCTG GCTTCCTGTTACTTGAAGCAAGGCAAATACAAAGATGCAGAGGTGCTGTATAAGGAGATCCTCACGCGTGCTCACGTGAAGGAGTTTGGCTCTGTGGACG ATGAACACAAGCCAATTTGGATGCAcgcagaggagagagaggagatgAGCAAG AGCAAGCATAGAGACAGTGCTCCCTACGCTGAGTATGGTGGCTGGTACAAGGCCTGTAAGGTTAGCAG CCCGACTGTTAACACCACTCTGAGGAACCTGGGTGCACTGTACCGGCGCCAGGGcaagctggaggcagcagagaccTTGGAGGAGTGTGCAGTTCGCTCTCGGCGACAG GGCATTGACCCAGTCAACCAGACGAAGGTGGTGGAGATCCTGAAGGAAGGTGATGGCACAGAGAGACGTCGGAGCCTAGGAGGCAGTGTCAAGTATGAGAATGCCACAGACGGTAGCGAGGAA GATGGCAGTGGTACTCTGCAGcggagcagctccctggggaaaATCCGGGATGTGATACGGAGGAGCAGTGAGATGTTGGTCAAGAAACTGCAGGGCAATGGTCCCCTGGAGCCTAGGAACACCAG
- the KLC4 gene encoding kinesin light chain 4 isoform X3, with product MSTMVYPREEKLDKLSQEEIISNTKLVMQGLEALKNEHNSILHSLLETIKCLKKDEEANLVHEKSNLLRKSVEMIELGLGEAQVMMALSNHLNAVESEKQKLRAQVRRLCQENQWLRDELANTQQKLQRSEQTVAQLEEEKKHLEFMNQLKKYDEDVSPSEEKEGDSTKDSLDDLFPNEEEEHGPGLPHQHSSAVAAAQQGGYEIPARLRTLHNLVIQYASQGRYEVAVPLCKQALEDLEKTSGHDHPDVATMLNILALVYRDQNKYKEAAHLLNDALSIREKTLGKDHPAVAATLNNLAVLYGKRGKYKEAEPLCKRALEIREKVLGKDHPDVAKQLNNLALLCQNQGKYDEVEYYYCRALEIYESCLGPDDPNVAKTKNNLASCYLKQGKYKDAEVLYKEILTRAHVKEFGSVDDEHKPIWMHAEEREEMSKSKHRDSAPYAEYGGWYKACKVSSPTVNTTLRNLGALYRRQGKLEAAETLEECAVRSRRQGIDPVNQTKVVEILKEGDGTERRRSLGGSVKYENATDGSEEA from the exons ATGTCCACCATGGTGTACCCAAGAGAGGAGAAACTGGACAAGCTGAGCCAAGAGGAGATAATTTCCAACACTAAGCTGGTGATGCAAGGGCTGGAAGCACTCAAGAATGAACACAACTCCATACTTCACAGCTTGCTGGAGACCATTAAGTGCctgaagaaagatgaagaagCCAATCTCGTGCATGAGAAATCGAACCTGCTCCGCAAGTCAGTGGAGATGATTGAACTGGGGCTTGGAGAAGCTCAG GTGATGATGGCATTGTCCAACCATCTGAATGCTGTGGAGTCAGAGAAGCAGAAGCTGCGGGCTCAGGTGCGGAGACTGTGCCAGGAGAACCAGTGGCTGCGTGATGAGCTTGCTAACAcccagcagaagctgcagcGTAGTGAACAAACTGTGGCTcagctggaagaggagaaaaaacaccTCGAGTTCATGAATCAGCTGAAGAAGTATGATGAGGATGTCTCGCCTTCG gaggagaaggagggtgATTCCACCAAGGACTCCCTGGATGATCTGTTTCCaaatgaggaggaggagcatGGTCCTGGAT tgcctcaccagcacagcagtgctgtggcagctgcccagcagggaGGTTATGAGATTCCTGCACGCTTGCGCACCCTCCACAACCTTGTCATCCAGTATGCTTCACAGGGACGCTATGAGGTGGCTGTGCCGCTCTGCAAGCAGGCACTGGAGGACCTGGAGAAGACATCAGGCCATGATCACCCTGATGTGGCTACTATGCTCAACATTCTAGCATTAGTGTACAG GGATCAGAATAAATACAAAGAGGCAGCACACCTCTTGAATGATGCTCTTTCCATCCGTGAGAAGACTCTAGGCAAAGACCACCCAGCG GTGGCAGCAACTTTGAACAATCTGGCTGTTCTCTATGGCAAGAGAGGGAAGTACAAAGAAGCAGAGCCACTGTGTAAGCGAGCCCTGGAGATCCGTGAGAAG GTTCTAGGCAAAGACCATCCTGATGTGGCCAAGCAGCTGAACAATCTAGCCCTGTTGTGCCAGAACCAGGGCAAGTATGATGAGGTGGAGTACTATTACTGCCGAGCCCTGGAGATCTATGAGAGCTGCCTGGGTCCCGATGACCCCAATGTGGCCAAGACCAAGAACAACCTG GCTTCCTGTTACTTGAAGCAAGGCAAATACAAAGATGCAGAGGTGCTGTATAAGGAGATCCTCACGCGTGCTCACGTGAAGGAGTTTGGCTCTGTGGACG ATGAACACAAGCCAATTTGGATGCAcgcagaggagagagaggagatgAGCAAG AGCAAGCATAGAGACAGTGCTCCCTACGCTGAGTATGGTGGCTGGTACAAGGCCTGTAAGGTTAGCAG CCCGACTGTTAACACCACTCTGAGGAACCTGGGTGCACTGTACCGGCGCCAGGGcaagctggaggcagcagagaccTTGGAGGAGTGTGCAGTTCGCTCTCGGCGACAG GGCATTGACCCAGTCAACCAGACGAAGGTGGTGGAGATCCTGAAGGAAGGTGATGGCACAGAGAGACGTCGGAGCCTAGGAGGCAGTGTCAAGTATGAGAATGCCACAGACGGTAGCGAGGAA GCTTAA
- the MRPL2 gene encoding large ribosomal subunit protein uL2m, producing MAVLGMCRAFGALLLSAAPRRARASVLPPGPLPCLPGPAAVCRALGGSAPRCTTDPLWKCRVKYTVRPVGMKKTGGRDHTGRIRVRGIGGGHKRRYRMIDFQRLRYEEGAPPEPFTEKVILVRYDPCRSADIALVAGGNRKRWIIATENMQPGDIIKNSSHIGRMAVLASEGDAYPLGALPVGTLICNLESHPGKGAQYIRAAGTCGVLLRKVNGTAIVQLPSKRHMQVLETCVATVGRVSNVDHNKRVIGKAGRNRWLGKRPHTGLWHRKGGWAGRKIKPLPPMKSYVNLPRVTAAE from the exons ATGGCGGTGCTCGGCATGTGCCGCGCTTTTGGGGCGCTGCTGCTGTCGGCGGCCCCGCGCCGCGCCCGGGCCTCCGTGCTGCCTCCCgggcccctgccctgcctgccgGGGCCGGCTGCCGTCTGCCGCGCGCTGGGCGGCTCCGCGCCGCGCTGCACCACCGACCCGCTGTGGAAGTGCCGGGTCAAGTACACTGTGCGGCCCGTGGGCATGAAGAAGACGGGTGGCCGCGACCACACAG GCCGCATCCGCGTGCGGGGGATCGGCGGGGGACACAAGAGGCGGTACCGCATGATCGACTTCCAGCGGCTGCGCTACGAGGAGGGGGCCCCGCCGGAGCCCTTCACCGAGAAGGTCATCCTTGTCCGATACGACCCTTGCAG GTCGGCTGACATCGCCCTGGTGGCCGGCGGCAACCGCAAGCGCTGGATCATTGCCACGGAGAACATGCAGCCGGGGGACATCATCAAGAACTCCTCTCACATTGGCAGGATGGCAG TGTTGGCCAGCGAAGGGGATGCATACCCACTGGGGGCTCTGCCTGTCGGCACGCTGATCTGCAACCTAGAGAGCCACCCTGGGAAGGGAGCACAGTACATCCGGGCAGCTG GGACTTGTGGTGTGCTGCTGAGGAAAGTGAATGGGACAGCCATTGTACAGCTGCCCTCCAAAAGGCATATGCAG GTGCTGGAGACCTGCGTGGCCACAGTGGGCCGTGTGTCCAATGTGGATCACAACAAGCGGGTGATTGGGAAGGCAGGCCGGAACCGCTGGCTGGGCAAGCGTCCACACACAGGCTTGTGGCACCGCAAGGGTGGCTGGGCTGGGCGCAAGATCAAGCCTCTCCCACCCATGAAGAGCTATGTCAACCTGCCACGGGTCACAGCAGCGGAGTGA